Proteins from a single region of Bacillota bacterium:
- a CDS encoding laccase domain-containing protein yields the protein MVWHFTDRRGGVSQGPFRWLNLSASVGDDPDHVALNRRRTIEQI from the coding sequence GTGGTCTGGCACTTCACGGACCGGCGGGGCGGCGTAAGCCAGGGGCCTTTCCGGTGGTTGAACCTATCCGCCTCGGTCGGCGACGACCCCGATCACGTGGCGCTCAACCGGCGGCGAACCATCGAGCAGATCG